One Alphaproteobacteria bacterium genomic window carries:
- a CDS encoding penicillin-binding protein 2, which translates to MKVWRKIRSGYDALQPMLPGLPVGDGVRRTVASPGRQALEQARGRLVFTGLMFLVVFAVIALRLVDVMAITSANDRDGRLIITQNSGGRADIVDRNGAVLATSLPTVSVCADAKHILDPEQATKQLLGVLPDLDEKELLSNLKSKKRCVMVRRHLTPKQHNAVNRLGIAGLEFLHDERRVYPESNLTAQLVGFTDIDNIGIAGLEKSMDLHLRQDQEPVELSVDIRAQHILHRELDAARRKFRAIGAAGMIMDVRTGELLALVSLPDFDPHRSGTASDSAKFNRDTSGVYELGSVFKIFTLAMALDNGEIKVSDRFDATHPLTIGRQTISDYHPENRWLSVPEIMIHSSNIGMARIADKVGGLRQRAFFDTLGMFEPARIEVPEIGRPLVPDRWGDVTTMTVAFGHGLAVSPLRMVTAAAAIVNDGKQVTPTLLRQKIARRASEDTVISPATSAMIRGMMRLVVTEGTARQADVPGYLVGGKTGTAEKVTANGYNRDAKLSSFLGVFPLNAPRYAVFVMLDEPKGTAETFGFATAGWVAAPTVGKVIGDVAPLLGIAPLDDAAMARGEAALLKPLGRRLSLLLQRDGSYDQYASAGTSGAN; encoded by the coding sequence ATGAAGGTCTGGCGCAAAATCCGCTCCGGCTACGACGCCTTGCAGCCCATGCTGCCGGGTCTGCCTGTCGGTGACGGTGTGCGCCGCACGGTCGCGAGCCCGGGCCGGCAGGCGCTTGAACAGGCGCGCGGCCGGCTTGTGTTCACCGGCCTGATGTTCCTTGTGGTGTTCGCGGTCATTGCGCTGCGGCTGGTTGACGTGATGGCGATCACCTCGGCGAACGACCGCGACGGCCGCCTGATCATCACCCAGAACAGCGGCGGCCGCGCCGATATCGTCGATCGCAACGGCGCGGTGCTTGCAACCTCGCTGCCCACGGTTTCGGTTTGCGCCGATGCCAAGCATATCCTCGATCCCGAACAGGCGACCAAGCAGCTTCTGGGCGTGCTGCCCGACCTTGACGAAAAAGAACTGCTGTCCAACCTGAAAAGCAAGAAGCGCTGCGTCATGGTGCGCCGTCACCTGACCCCGAAACAGCATAACGCCGTCAACCGTCTCGGCATCGCCGGGCTTGAATTCCTGCACGACGAACGCCGCGTCTATCCTGAAAGCAATCTGACGGCGCAGCTTGTCGGCTTCACCGATATCGACAATATCGGTATTGCCGGGCTTGAAAAATCCATGGATTTGCACCTGCGGCAGGATCAGGAACCGGTCGAGCTTTCGGTCGATATCCGCGCCCAGCATATTTTGCACCGCGAGCTGGATGCCGCGCGCCGCAAGTTCCGCGCCATCGGCGCCGCCGGCATGATCATGGATGTGCGCACGGGCGAGCTGCTGGCGCTGGTTTCGCTGCCCGATTTCGATCCGCATCGTTCGGGCACCGCATCCGACAGCGCGAAGTTCAACCGCGACACGTCGGGCGTGTACGAACTTGGTTCGGTGTTCAAGATCTTCACGCTGGCGATGGCGCTGGATAATGGCGAGATCAAGGTCAGCGACCGGTTCGATGCCACCCACCCCCTCACCATCGGTCGCCAGACGATCAGCGATTACCACCCCGAAAACCGCTGGCTTTCGGTGCCTGAAATCATGATCCATTCTTCCAACATCGGCATGGCGCGCATCGCCGACAAGGTCGGCGGCCTGCGCCAGCGCGCCTTCTTCGATACGCTCGGCATGTTCGAACCGGCACGGATTGAAGTGCCGGAAATCGGCCGCCCGCTGGTGCCTGACCGCTGGGGCGATGTCACGACCATGACGGTCGCGTTCGGCCACGGGCTGGCGGTTTCTCCGCTGCGCATGGTCACCGCCGCTGCCGCCATTGTGAATGACGGCAAGCAGGTGACGCCAACGCTGCTCAGGCAAAAGATTGCGCGCCGCGCTTCGGAAGATACGGTGATTTCGCCGGCCACATCGGCCATGATCCGCGGCATGATGCGGCTTGTGGTCACCGAAGGCACGGCGCGGCAAGCCGACGTGCCGGGCTATCTTGTCGGCGGCAAAACCGGCACGGCCGAAAAGGTCACCGCCAACGGCTATAACCGCGACGCAAAATTGTCATCTTTCCTTGGTGTATTCCCGCTCAATGCGCCGCGCTACGCCGTATTCGTGATGCTCGATGAACCCAAGGGCACGGCAGAGACTTTCGGCTTCGCAACCGCGGGCTGGGTTGCCGCGCCCACCGTGGGCAAGGTAATCGGCGATGTGGCGCCGTTGCTCGGTATCGCGCCGCTTGATGATGCCGCGATGGCGCGGGGCGAAGCAGCCTTGTTGAAACCCCTGGGGCGCAGGCTCAGCCTGCTCCTGCAACGCGATGGCTCGTATGACCAGTACGCATCTGCCGGAACTTCTGGCGCAAACTGA
- the rsmH gene encoding 16S rRNA (cytosine(1402)-N(4))-methyltransferase RsmH: MNAAHIHAPVMLREVVDALRPRDGGVYVDGTFGRGGYTRAILQAADTQVWAIDRDPEAISAAAPMEKEFAPRLRVLCGRFGAMDALLHAEGVMAVDGVTLDLGVSSPQLDNPARGFSFREDGPLDMRMSNVGPSAADFVREKSEAELADIIFHYGEERHARRVARAIVAARAERPIASTGQLASIVRSVVAKARDGIDPATRTFQGLRIAVNDELGELARGLAAAETLLRPAGRLAVVSFHSLEDRCVKDFLRARSEARGNASRHLPHNDNRPSPSFALVSRKAAGPGDAEIAANPRARSARLRAAERTSNPAYPTSVPAQQEVFS, translated from the coding sequence ATGAACGCCGCACACATCCATGCGCCGGTAATGCTGCGCGAAGTGGTCGATGCGCTGCGCCCCCGCGATGGCGGCGTGTATGTGGACGGCACGTTCGGCCGCGGCGGCTACACTCGCGCGATCCTGCAGGCCGCCGATACGCAGGTCTGGGCGATCGACCGCGATCCCGAAGCGATCAGCGCCGCCGCGCCGATGGAAAAGGAATTTGCGCCGCGTCTGCGCGTTCTGTGCGGTCGTTTCGGCGCCATGGATGCGCTGCTGCATGCGGAAGGCGTCATGGCGGTTGACGGCGTCACGCTCGATCTCGGGGTTTCCTCGCCGCAGCTCGATAACCCGGCGCGCGGCTTTTCGTTCCGTGAAGACGGCCCGCTCGATATGCGCATGAGCAACGTCGGCCCTTCGGCTGCCGATTTCGTGCGCGAAAAAAGCGAAGCCGAGCTTGCCGACATCATCTTCCACTATGGCGAAGAGCGCCATGCCCGCCGCGTTGCACGCGCCATCGTTGCCGCGCGCGCCGAAAGGCCGATCGCCAGCACGGGCCAACTTGCTTCCATCGTGCGCAGTGTTGTGGCCAAGGCGCGCGACGGCATTGATCCCGCCACCCGCACCTTCCAGGGTCTGCGTATCGCCGTGAATGATGAGCTGGGCGAACTTGCGCGCGGCCTCGCGGCCGCCGAAACGCTGCTGCGCCCCGCCGGACGGCTCGCGGTGGTTTCCTTCCATTCGCTCGAAGACCGTTGCGTAAAGGATTTCCTGCGCGCCCGCAGCGAAGCGCGCGGCAATGCATCGCGCCACCTGCCGCATAACGATAACCGCCCGTCGCCATCCTTCGCGCTTGTGTCGCGCAAGGCCGCAGGCCCGGGCGATGCTGAAATCGCCGCCAACCCGCGCGCGCGTTCCGCGCGTCTGCGCGCGGCCGAACGTACGTCCAACCCCGCCTACCCCACATCGGTTCCCGCCCAACAGGAGGTGTTTTCATGA
- a CDS encoding UDP-N-acetylmuramoyl-L-alanyl-D-glutamate--2,6-diaminopimelate ligase: MTSTHLPELLAQTEAAGKAPDNRTITGITADSREVLPGYLFAAIPGTKHDGRLYIADALAKGAAALLVPPATDMPKGADNSAAVIVVQEPRRALSRIAANFYPQMPSIIAAVTGTNGKTSTAQFARQVWAALGREAASIGTLGIISKHWTHVGSLTTPDAITLHKTLSQLAANGVTHLAMEASSHGLHHSRLDTVPVGIAGFTNLTHDHLDFHGTMEAYFAAKSRLFDQILVPGGVAVLNADTPEGRVLAERVRKSGRKAMMYGKTGKELKLNALIPLGHGQRLVCDVMGKPCEVTLPVAGQFQAWNALCALGMVIASGESDVLAATHALETITSVRGRLELVGTHASGANIFVDYAHTPDALETVLNALRPHVGEKQGGKLALVFGCGGDRDRTKRPAMGCIASKLADRAIVTDDNPRSEDPAAIRKEIIAGCTQGANLAEIGDRSRAIHQAVGALNKGDILIIAGKGHESGQIVGDKILPFDDAAVVQAALRKGAA; the protein is encoded by the coding sequence ATGACCAGTACGCATCTGCCGGAACTTCTGGCGCAAACTGAAGCGGCCGGCAAAGCGCCGGACAACCGCACCATAACCGGCATCACGGCGGATTCGCGTGAAGTGCTGCCCGGCTATCTGTTCGCCGCCATTCCCGGCACCAAGCATGATGGCAGATTGTACATCGCCGATGCCCTGGCCAAGGGGGCTGCGGCGTTGCTGGTGCCGCCCGCAACCGATATGCCGAAAGGCGCGGACAACTCCGCAGCCGTGATCGTGGTGCAAGAACCGCGCCGCGCGCTTTCCCGCATCGCCGCCAATTTCTACCCGCAAATGCCTTCCATCATCGCCGCCGTCACCGGCACCAACGGCAAAACATCGACCGCGCAATTCGCGCGGCAGGTATGGGCCGCACTGGGGCGCGAAGCGGCTTCCATCGGCACGCTCGGGATCATATCGAAGCACTGGACCCATGTCGGCTCGCTCACCACGCCGGATGCGATCACGCTGCATAAAACCCTGAGCCAGCTTGCAGCCAACGGCGTCACCCATCTTGCCATGGAAGCTTCGAGCCACGGCTTGCATCATTCCCGGCTCGATACCGTGCCGGTCGGTATCGCGGGTTTCACCAACCTTACCCACGACCATCTCGATTTCCACGGCACGATGGAAGCCTACTTCGCCGCTAAATCGCGCCTGTTTGATCAAATCCTTGTGCCCGGCGGCGTCGCGGTGCTGAACGCCGACACGCCGGAAGGCCGCGTGCTGGCTGAACGGGTACGCAAAAGCGGCCGCAAGGCAATGATGTACGGCAAAACGGGCAAGGAACTGAAGCTCAACGCCCTCATCCCGCTCGGCCACGGGCAACGGCTCGTATGCGATGTTATGGGCAAGCCGTGCGAAGTTACGCTCCCGGTCGCGGGCCAGTTTCAGGCATGGAACGCGCTTTGCGCGCTCGGCATGGTGATCGCAAGCGGCGAAAGCGATGTGCTTGCGGCCACGCACGCACTGGAAACGATAACAAGCGTACGGGGGCGGCTCGAACTTGTTGGCACGCATGCTTCGGGCGCCAATATCTTCGTCGATTACGCCCACACGCCCGATGCGCTGGAAACCGTTTTAAACGCGCTGCGCCCGCATGTCGGTGAAAAACAGGGCGGCAAGCTGGCACTGGTATTCGGCTGCGGCGGTGACCGCGACCGAACCAAGCGCCCGGCCATGGGTTGTATTGCATCCAAGCTGGCCGACCGTGCGATCGTAACCGACGATAACCCGCGCAGCGAAGATCCGGCCGCGATCCGCAAGGAAATCATCGCCGGTTGCACGCAAGGCGCGAATCTGGCGGAAATAGGCGATCGCAGCCGTGCCATTCATCAGGCGGTCGGCGCGCTGAACAAGGGCGATATCCTGATCATAGCCGGCAAGGGCCATGAAAGCGGCCAGATTGTCGGTGACAAAATTCTCCCATTCGACGATGCGGCGGTGGTGCAAGCTGCTTTGCGGAAAGGCGCGGCATGA
- a CDS encoding MraZ family transcriptional regulator: protein MAVFLSHYVNRIDKKGRVSVPASFRAVLGGDAQGIVAFRSLHHEALDACSVEHLELLSNSLEQLDLAPDIYELIETTIFGGSVHLPFDGEGRISLPETLASAVGIEAQVVFVGRRKTFQLWEPARFTAHESAARSAARAKDISLSKIIAQATAKLGEKP from the coding sequence ATGGCCGTTTTTCTATCCCATTACGTCAATCGCATCGATAAGAAAGGCCGCGTTTCCGTTCCCGCATCTTTTCGCGCCGTGCTTGGCGGCGATGCGCAGGGGATCGTCGCGTTCCGTTCGTTGCATCACGAAGCGCTCGATGCTTGTTCGGTCGAACATCTTGAACTTCTCAGCAACAGCCTCGAGCAACTCGATCTCGCGCCCGACATCTACGAACTGATCGAAACCACGATCTTCGGCGGCAGCGTTCATCTGCCGTTCGACGGCGAAGGCCGCATCAGCCTGCCGGAAACGCTGGCGAGCGCCGTCGGCATCGAAGCGCAGGTCGTGTTCGTTGGCCGCCGCAAAACTTTCCAGCTGTGGGAACCCGCCCGCTTTACGGCGCACGAATCCGCCGCCCGCTCCGCAGCGCGCGCCAAGGATATCTCGCTCAGCAAGATCATCGCACAAGCCACCGCCAAGCTCGGGGAAAAGCCATGA
- a CDS encoding mechanosensitive ion channel has protein sequence MEELLNITALQEQAGQLYIWLQGMMNWHALAQLVTVIALSAFGWSVAKRAAHALSASHLPWVERTRKIVAAHYYISPRQIMFLICAPVLLWLALLVTTAAAWPDAGIRVAAVLATAWAAIRLSSGLIRSTFWATSFALVVWVLAALHVLGWLAPAANVLDSAAISFGERRLSFLLLIKGSIVFAILLWFAGLLGRSLERVLENTQDFTPSQKVLFAKIGRIVLVALAVMVGLNTFGIDFTALAVFSGALGIGIGFGLQKVFSNLVSGFILLLDKSIKPGDVIGVGDTFGWVNRIGARQVSILTRDGKEHLIPNEMLITEQVENWSYSDNNVRVRIPIGVSYKSDIHKVREILLEIINNNPRILPRPQPTCLVTGFGDSSVDFELRVWIQDPVNGIGNVKSSIYLAAWDAFKQNGIEIPFPQRDIHLDTDTLRDLIAQTGKGAQTKA, from the coding sequence GTGGAAGAACTTCTCAACATCACGGCGCTGCAAGAACAAGCCGGCCAGCTTTATATCTGGCTTCAGGGCATGATGAACTGGCACGCGCTCGCCCAGCTCGTCACCGTAATCGCGCTGTCTGCGTTCGGCTGGTCGGTTGCCAAGCGCGCTGCACACGCGCTCTCTGCAAGCCATCTGCCGTGGGTCGAACGCACGCGTAAAATCGTCGCCGCGCACTACTACATCTCGCCGCGCCAGATCATGTTCCTGATCTGTGCGCCCGTACTTTTGTGGCTGGCGTTGTTGGTCACGACCGCGGCGGCGTGGCCCGATGCCGGCATCAGGGTCGCGGCCGTGCTGGCAACCGCCTGGGCCGCTATCCGCCTTAGTTCGGGCCTGATCCGCAGCACCTTCTGGGCCACCAGTTTCGCGCTCGTGGTGTGGGTGTTGGCCGCGCTGCACGTCCTTGGCTGGCTCGCGCCCGCCGCCAACGTGCTCGATAGCGCCGCCATCAGTTTCGGCGAACGCCGTCTTTCCTTCCTGCTGCTGATCAAGGGCAGCATCGTATTCGCCATCCTGCTCTGGTTCGCGGGGCTGCTTGGCCGGTCGCTCGAACGCGTGCTCGAAAACACACAGGATTTCACGCCTTCGCAAAAGGTTCTGTTCGCCAAGATCGGGCGCATCGTCCTTGTCGCGCTGGCGGTCATGGTCGGCCTCAACACGTTCGGCATAGATTTCACCGCGCTTGCGGTTTTCAGCGGCGCGCTCGGTATCGGTATCGGTTTTGGCTTGCAAAAAGTGTTCTCAAACCTCGTCAGCGGCTTCATTCTCCTGCTCGATAAGTCAATAAAACCCGGCGATGTTATCGGTGTCGGCGATACGTTCGGCTGGGTCAACCGCATCGGCGCGCGGCAGGTTTCCATCCTCACGCGCGACGGCAAGGAACATCTGATTCCGAACGAAATGCTGATCACGGAACAGGTGGAAAACTGGTCCTATAGCGATAACAACGTGCGCGTGCGGATTCCGATCGGCGTTTCCTACAAATCCGACATCCACAAGGTCCGTGAAATTTTGCTCGAGATTATCAACAACAATCCGCGCATTCTTCCACGGCCGCAGCCGACCTGCCTCGTTACCGGCTTCGGCGACAGCAGCGTCGATTTCGAATTGCGCGTCTGGATCCAGGACCCGGTCAACGGTATTGGCAACGTAAAAAGCAGCATCTATCTCGCGGCGTGGGATGCTTTCAAGCAAAACGGTATCGAGATACCGTTCCCGCAGCGCGACATTCATCTCGATACCGATACTTTGCGTGACCTGATCGCGCAAACCGGCAAGGGCGCGCAAACCAAGGCCTGA
- the murF gene encoding UDP-N-acetylmuramoyl-tripeptide--D-alanyl-D-alanine ligase — MKGNPLWSGQDILNAVRGAGPANWHAGGVSIDTRTLKRGDLFVALRGPVHDGHDFVAQAFEAGASAALVHRPPENVPQGAPLVTVGDSFGALQDLASTSRLRCAATVVGITGSVGKTGCKDQLQLMLGACGPAFANESNFTNHWGLPLSLARLPQAARWGVFELGANREGKTAPLAIQLQPHIGLVTNIEPVQMEFYGNIEKIADTKSEVFLGMDARGIAILNRDNPHYARLLAHARTQGLQQILSFGRTKGAEARLISFDPQQGGSVMKASVMGKTVTCRVGTPGMHAVMNALAALLTAHAAGGDLETCAQALAFYRPSAGRGGRQEITLPGGGSFTLIDESFNASPVATRAAIGVLGQTAPGPGGRRIAVLGDMRELGPTAPRLHAELAEPLGGAGADLVFCCGHLMQGLFEALPRRLRGAYTPDSRHLAASMSGLIHGGDVVMVKGAKSMHMEYVVAALRALETQGNAGNAV, encoded by the coding sequence ATGAAGGGCAATCCACTCTGGTCCGGACAAGACATATTAAACGCCGTGCGCGGCGCGGGGCCTGCGAACTGGCACGCCGGCGGCGTTTCCATCGATACGCGCACCCTGAAACGCGGCGATTTGTTTGTCGCGCTGCGCGGCCCGGTACATGACGGGCATGATTTCGTGGCACAGGCGTTTGAAGCGGGCGCGTCCGCCGCGCTGGTGCACCGCCCGCCGGAAAACGTTCCCCAAGGCGCGCCGCTTGTGACGGTGGGCGATAGCTTCGGCGCGCTGCAGGATCTCGCCAGCACATCGCGCCTGCGCTGCGCGGCCACCGTTGTCGGCATCACGGGTTCGGTCGGCAAGACCGGTTGCAAGGATCAATTACAGCTCATGCTCGGCGCATGCGGGCCTGCGTTTGCAAACGAAAGCAACTTCACCAACCATTGGGGCCTGCCGCTTTCGCTGGCGCGGCTGCCGCAAGCCGCGCGCTGGGGCGTGTTCGAACTTGGCGCGAACCGTGAGGGCAAGACAGCGCCGCTGGCCATTCAACTGCAACCGCATATCGGCCTCGTGACGAATATCGAGCCGGTGCAGATGGAATTTTACGGCAATATCGAAAAAATCGCCGATACCAAATCGGAAGTCTTCCTCGGTATGGATGCGCGCGGCATCGCCATCCTCAACCGCGATAATCCGCACTATGCCCGTTTGCTGGCGCATGCCCGCACGCAAGGCCTGCAACAAATTCTGTCTTTCGGGCGCACCAAGGGGGCCGAAGCGCGCCTCATCAGCTTTGATCCGCAGCAGGGCGGCAGCGTAATGAAAGCATCCGTCATGGGCAAAACGGTCACATGCCGTGTCGGTACGCCGGGCATGCATGCGGTCATGAACGCGCTCGCGGCCCTGCTGACGGCTCATGCCGCGGGCGGCGATCTTGAAACCTGCGCGCAGGCGTTGGCGTTTTACCGGCCTTCGGCCGGGCGCGGCGGGCGGCAGGAAATTACCCTGCCCGGCGGCGGCAGCTTCACCCTGATCGATGAAAGTTTCAACGCCAGCCCCGTCGCAACCCGCGCCGCCATCGGTGTGCTTGGGCAAACCGCGCCGGGCCCCGGCGGGCGGCGTATCGCGGTGCTGGGCGACATGCGCGAACTGGGCCCCACCGCGCCAAGGCTGCATGCCGAACTGGCCGAGCCGCTCGGCGGCGCGGGGGCCGATCTTGTTTTCTGCTGCGGCCATCTGATGCAAGGCCTGTTCGAAGCCCTGCCCCGGCGGCTGCGCGGCGCCTACACGCCCGACAGCAGGCACCTTGCCGCCAGCATGTCCGGCCTGATCCATGGCGGCGATGTGGTTATGGTCAAGGGCGCGAAAAGCATGCATATGGAATATGTGGTGGCGGCGCTGCGGGCGCTGGAAACACAAGGTAACGCCGGCAACGCCGTTTAG